A genomic segment from Malus domestica chromosome 05, GDT2T_hap1 encodes:
- the LOC114825213 gene encoding methyl jasmonate esterase 1-like, translating to MDQRKPNLITSISTFLIVLLLCVANEIESAPTNPSKQQHFVLVHGSCFGAWSWYKLVTLVRSSGHNVTALDLAASGVDPLQAKNLRSISDYLKPLRDFMEAIDGKVILVGHSLGGLAISQAMERFPGKISVAVFVTALMPGPALNISSLNKESFRRQDSLLDSRYTYDQGPSNPPTTLIFGPLYLVSRVYQLSPIEDVALGSMLMRPIRLFSEEDLSKKLKLTNENYGSVNRVYVISEGDLVGKKDFQRWMIKKNRPNNVVEITGSDHMVMISKPLELWLHLQIIIKKYT from the exons ATGGATCAACGAAAGCCAAATTTGATTACATCAATCTCTActtttctcatcgttcttcttCTCTGTGTAGCAAATGAAATCGAGTCGGCACCTACAAATCCAAGCAAGCAGCAGCACTTTGTGTTAGTTCATGGGTCATGCTTCGGTGCTTGGTCTTGGTACAAGCTTGTAACCCTAGTTAGATCATCCGGTCACAACGTCACTGCCCTAGACCTAGCTGCTTCCGGGGTCGACCCACTGCAGGCAAAGAATCTGCGATCGATTTCCGACTACTTGAAGCCCTTGAGGGATTTCATGGAAGCTATTGATGGAAAGGTGATTCTTGTTGGTCACAGTCTTGGTGGGTTGGCCATTTCTCAAGCCATGGAAAGATTTCCAGGTAAGATATCTGTAGCTGTTTTTGTCACTGCCCTGATGCCAGGCCCGGCCCTCAACATTTCCAGCCTTAATAAAGAG TCTTTCAGGAGACAAGATTCTCTATTAGACAGTCGATACACATACGACCAAGGCCCAAGCAATCCTCCGACCACTCTCATATTTGGCCCGTTGTATTTGGTATCAAGAGTGTACCAACTTAGCCCAATTGAG GATGTTGCTTTAGGCAGCATGCTAATGAGACCAATACGTTTGTTCAGTGAAGAGGACTTGTCCAAGAAACTCAAGCTAACCAACGAGAATTACGGGTCGGTCAATCGGGTTTACGTAATATCGGAAGGAGATTTAGTCGGAAAGAAGGACTTTCAACGGTGGATGATCAAGAAAAATCGGCCAAACAATGTGGTGGAAATCACAGGATCTGATCACATGGTCATGATATCCAAgccattggaactttggctgcATCtccaaataattattaaaaagtATACCTAA